tttaattttaatttaatttaattatttacggtTTATCTTAGAGTTTGGTCTCGTTTTATGCAAACGACTGACATCTTTGACACCCCAAAGCATTATTGACCAGAGGAGAATATTACAGGGAACGATTAGAACATAGGTTGGTTTGGTATACGtgattaatgtcattaacgggtctaacgcgatttaatttaatttaatcatatcatcatcatcttcctcgcgttatcccggcattttgccacggttcatgggagcctggggtccgcttgacaactgatcctaagaattgacgtaggcactagtttttacgaaagcgactgccatctgaccttccaacacaGAGGGGGAACatggccttgttaggattagtccggtttcctcacgatgttttccttcaccgaaaagcggctggtaaatatcaaaaacGACCTTGTTaccatatttaacaaattttttcaACTCAATTTTGTATAGCGGTAAAATACCTCCTAAATTATGCCACTCAAATATAGTACTTATGCACAAGAAAGGCGATAAGTCTGATATAAACAATTACAGGCCCATTAGTCTTACCTCCCATATCTACAAACTGTATATAAAGGTCATAGAAAATAGAATTGCCCCACTGCTAGATAAACATCAGCCACCCGAGCAAGCCGGTTTCCGGCCTAGTTTCTCCACAACTGACCACCTCCATactttaaatcaattaataGAAAAGTCCAACGAGTTCAGCGTGCCTCTATACCTTGGTTTTGTAGATTATAGCAAAGCATTCGACAGCGTCAAACACTCCGCTATATTTTCCGCCATGCAGAATCAGGGTGTAGACCCGACATACGTTGGACTCGTTGgaacaatttataataacagCACAGCCAACATTAAATTACACGCACCTGGTCCTATATATAAAATAGAGAAAGGCGTTAAACAGGGCGACCCGCTGTCTCCTAAACTGTTCACCAGTTGCCTAGAGGAGATATTCAAAAAGCTGGCGGTCTCGTGGGAAGGATTGGGCATTGTCGTCGGTAATAAACGGTTAACTAACCTGCGTTTTGCCGACGACATCGTCCTTTTCTCCCACACGGCATCTCAACTACAACACATGCTACAAGATCTCAGCACAgcgagccttgaggttggactcacaatgaacagagcgaaaactcagttgatgaccaatggagcaaaacacagggtcacggtagatgggcaggatatacagtttgttgatgagtacatttacttgggccagatagcctccttcgaaaacaggcaaaccatagaggtcaatagacgtattgacaacgcctggaagagcttctggtccatgaaggcgctattgaagggcgaccttcccctgtgtctcaagcgcaaactcatcgacatgtgtatcctgcctatcctaacctacggtgctcaaacatggtcattaactgaggcgttaaagtccaaactcaaggtttgccagcgagcgatggagcgcagtatactaggtgttcgcagaactgatagaatcagaaacacggaactgcgctccagaactcgaattgtagatgtaggtgtccagaccgctaagcttaagtgggactgggctgggcatgtctgccgcatgcaccctgaaaggtgggccaaaatggttaccgagtgggagccacggaacaccatagatggtgctggccggggtgcaggcaggccgaaaaggagatggcgggacgacttagacgcattttatccggattggcgggacactacaaacgacagggtcgagtggaggaaacgaggggaggcctttgcccagcagtgggacactaaattaggctagtaaaaaaaaaaaatttcgtacataagttccgaaaaactcattggtacgagccggaatttgaacccgcgacctccggattgaaagtcgcacgctcttaccgctaggccaccagcggtTCAATTTAATTGaatcatatattattaatattatgtaattcgttttaaatgtctaacctcatatggaaatatttctggattaaataatttcattcatttcattcattcaaatatcattatttcaccttttttccgacgtttcagctaggttccactagctgtggtcactgAAGACGGAAGACGATTTAATCGTGTTAGAccatgacattaattatttgtacaaaacgcaagagtttaaagtattataggTAATAACGGACGTTCGATTGTTTTGGAGGCCTATTAGGCCTAAGGCCAAGAGTATTTATGAGTCTACTTTCAGTCGATATGATAGACGATAAGGTAATTTGTCGACGTCTCCGATGACATCGTATCTTATTAGTTATCCAGGGTCTCAGTCGATCATGATCTCGAGATGAGTGGAGCCGAGGCGCTCCTTCAGGCTCTCGGTGAACTGTATGTTGTGGGCCCAGGCGCGGCAGCGAATGTTGATGATCTGGTTTACTGGAAACATAAATACTTGTTAACCAAAGCATATTCAAATTGAAAATGTTATTGATGCTTAGTGATGTATCAGATGTAGGTATTTATGGGTAAAAACTAAGCTAAAGCCCCtttagcacagggcggacacgctatatgACAATACGGGAAGAAGGTTTCATCCAGCCCTGAGTACGGGTAGTAGCGGAGTGGGCAAGTTGTTTGCACGAGACACACTTTTACACACGTTTAGTTTTGAGTAGTTGTACGGCGACCAACGGGCTGAGATATCCAGGAGTGTTGTTGGGAAGAAAGTTTCATCCAGTCCTGGGGACGGGTAGCAGCGGAGTGGACAAGTTGCTTGCACGAAACACACTATAACGCTTACGTTTAGGTTTGAGTAGTTGTACGGCAACCAACGGGCTGAGATATCCAGGAGTGTTGTCATACGGGAAGAAGGTTTCATCCAGCCCTGGGTACGGGTAGTAGCGGAGTGGACCCAGCGCTTCGACGTCGGCCGGCCGCTCGCCCATGCACGATACCCACACTCTGCGACGCTGAAAGaggtttaaaatgttataatgtaTTGAACCATATAGGTGAGACGgtaaaattgctatttaaatgcGCTTCTTCTCACTCAGAGTTGAAGCCGTCCTTTCGTTATCTGGTTGATTAGGTACCGAAAGCGTACGTTTAGCTTAGCTTGTTAACTATGCCTTTGGTGCTGCTAACTATAGGTACTTCTCTTTAAACACACATCTCTCATGGATGAGATTTTATAGAACTCAAGCTCAATGAAGACGCGTTTGTGTGCGATTTAATTTTTCCGCAAAGgtatgattttttttgtgtagaatttaataagctttcatgTTGCCTTACGCCATATTTCCATAGAATACGTAAATTCAGAGTTAAGTGCGATTTTTTTCCAGGAAGACACACATTTTCCAATATGGCTGCGGTTGCTCGAGGTCCCTAAATTTCAAATGATGTGGACATGAAACagggacctttaattaacacatatacctaccaaatttcatcaatgtccaagagatttcgcagtttgtcctattccgattgtgctacaAGCGTTATTGAGCTTAGTGTAGGGCTTAGTCAATTTTTGTAAGAACGtcctataattatttatcatatttttaaagatGAACAGTAAAAATCGCTTACTTCTCGAGGAGAGGTAGTGGAGTTGATATAGTTCCTGATATCAGGAGGCATGTCGGGCGGCAACTCGTTGGGGTCATCGAAGAACTCGGGGTTCCAGTTGTATATCTGCAAAACGCATGCTTCAGTTTTCTCGAAGAACTATGGAATCCACCACAAAAGGCATATACAAGTGTACAGGTTTCTAAGGGTAGGCAACGCTTGGTCACTCTGGAGTTACACGCATTCGTAGAGTGAACGCTTGCAGAAGCGGTGAAACTTAGTACTTTCAGAAGTAACTAAGCGGGTGTGGTGTTCAAATTGTTCAATGcacacttattttatttacgattcTGCTGAAATGTTTGGGAGAAAGGACATACACCGCCAAGGGCGAGTCTCGAAATCGCGAATCAGCAAAACAATgatcattttttttacattgtggaTTCAGGaggtacaaaataattattttttgctgGTAACTTTACACACCCTATTAAGTTTTATGATGAGGCACGGCATCCTATTGCTGTACCCGAAGCCATTCGCAGCAGAACAGTCTCCGAGCTGATCGGTGTTGAAGGAACAGACTTCGGCCCGAGGCGGCTTTACGGTCCCACAGTCACGCTGGTTGACTCCGCCGTTGATCAGAAGAGATTTGTTCTCGTACGCTGGAAATTGATCATTCTTCATTATTAATACGAGTACATTGTGTAGACGGCGCATTTAGGGCGGATCAAACAAAGCAGTATGTATGATGTACCTATgagaaaagttttaatttttttgtaaaacagtTTTACATTTGGTTCCAATTTGATCTCATCGAGTATTTTGTTTATGACGCTTTTACCTATGTCCCTGCTTCCTACTGGGCAAGGTATGAGAACAGCGTATAGAGAAACTTACGCGCGAGAAACTCGTTGATGTTATCGACGTATCTCTTGATCTGCGTATCATTATCGGCATCGTACCAGATGAGCGCCCCTTCCTCGTACAGAAGCGGACGATGTCCCATGCCGGGGTTGGCTcctggaaaataaaattatctgaTTGGTGATTGATGTGGCGGAGTTGGGAATACGGGATCTGATTGGTTTTGTGAAAACTGAGGGAAAGGTTTCTGGTTCATGGCATTCATTTGCGTTATCATCATCTGCAAATCGAGGGGCCTTGCCAATCGTACATCCCAACGTTCCCGATAGAAAAAATGTGTCGGGAATATCGGGATGACACAtcatgacagttgaaattttgccgCGGCAAGCGGTAATGTGCTGACAGCATGAACTCGGGACACCTACATACGTTTGTATGTGTTTTCAGCACGGTGGTCAGCACCTGCGCTACAAGCACGGCTACAAGGACGTGCTCAAACGGCATCTGAGCGCTTGTGTCATCGACCCTGAGCGTTGGGAGGAGCCTGCTGGAAGAAGGTCATCTTGGCGTTCTACCATCCATAACggtgtcaaaatatttgaagATAACCGCCTCACCAGGCTAGACATAAAACGCCAGTTGCGGAAAGaaagacctaagccctcctacgtgtacacgttcaacgcagctggccaactttattgtcacgcgtgcaatagagcacttaagaacaagttcggcctggccagccacattagggctcacactagacaacgtccataatgtttatttggggtcaccgtcatcgaaaacgatgaggaggactatacaTGAAGCTAGTCAGTCAAACACTCCTGTAAAGCTCCAAGTAACTTACCTATGATGGAGTCAGCGAGCTGGAAGTACGGAACTCGTTCATCCATGGTGGCGAGCAACCCACACATGCAGATGGAGAAGAAGATGATGATGCAGATATACATCACCAGGTAGATCAGCCCGATTACacctggaaataaaaaaaatcaccagGTCCTTAATTGCTcgtgcaaatatatttttaattggtGCTACGGTCAGGTCAGGATAGGTCAATT
This DNA window, taken from Cydia strobilella chromosome 4, ilCydStro3.1, whole genome shotgun sequence, encodes the following:
- the LOC134740497 gene encoding sodium/potassium-transporting ATPase subunit beta-2-like, coding for MGADRPNGVANYCRRPPQRPLLQKLQYAIWNPEERTFLGRTPHRWGVIGLIYLVMYICIIIFFSICMCGLLATMDERVPYFQLADSIIGANPGMGHRPLLYEEGALIWYDADNDTQIKRYVDNINEFLAPYENKSLLINGGVNQRDCGTVKPPRAEVCSFNTDQLGDCSAANGFGYSNRMPCLIIKLNRIYNWNPEFFDDPNELPPDMPPDIRNYINSTTSPRERRRVWVSCMGERPADVEALGPLRYYPYPGLDETFFPYDNTPGYLSPLVAVQLLKPKLNQIINIRCRAWAHNIQFTESLKERLGSTHLEIMID